The Gammaproteobacteria bacterium genome window below encodes:
- a CDS encoding TMEM175 family protein: SYVLSFVYVGIYWNNHHHMFHAVHHVNGATLWANLHLLFWLSLVPFVTGWMDETHFAPLQVAAYGSVLLLAACAYTILAKVLVAGHGRDSLVAKALGSDFKGKVSLAIYVIAVPLALWQPWAAATLYAAVAAIWLVPDRRFEKLLEEKRREPS; encoded by the coding sequence CAGCTACGTGCTCAGCTTCGTCTACGTCGGCATCTACTGGAACAACCACCACCACATGTTCCACGCGGTGCACCACGTGAACGGCGCGACCCTGTGGGCGAACCTGCACCTGCTGTTCTGGCTGTCGCTGGTGCCTTTCGTGACGGGGTGGATGGACGAGACGCATTTCGCGCCGCTGCAGGTCGCGGCGTATGGATCGGTGCTGCTGCTTGCCGCGTGCGCCTACACCATCCTCGCCAAAGTGCTGGTCGCCGGGCACGGCAGGGATTCTCTTGTCGCGAAGGCGCTGGGGTCGGATTTCAAGGGAAAAGTCTCGCTCGCCATCTATGTCATCGCGGTCCCGCTCGCCTTGTGGCAGCCGTGGGCCGCGGCGACGCTGTACGCCGCGGTGGCCGCGATCTGGCTGGTCCCGGACCGGCGCTTCGAGAAGCTGCTGGAGGAGAAACGCAGGGAGCCATCTTGA